Part of the Paenibacillus sp. YPG26 genome, GGGGCCGTGCTTGTCATCGTGGCTGGCACGATGGCGGGTTGGCTGAAGGCGAGGCAGTTCGCCAGTCGTCCGGATCAGATCCGGCGGTTAATACAGGCGCTGAAGAGGCTGGAGACGGAGATCACCTATGGGTTCACCCCTTTGCCAGAGGCGCTTCAGCGGATCGGCAAGCAGAATCAGGCTCCTATACGTTCGATTCTGATGAAGGCGGCTGAAGGGATGGACGGACAGGCTGGCATGACCGCACAGGAGAGTATTCATAAGGCCATTCATGAGGAATGGAGGCATACAGCGATGAAGACTGCAGAGCGGGACGTGCTGTACCAGCTTGCCTATTCGCTCGGGACAAGCGATCGAAGAGACCAGCTGAAGCATATCGAGACTGCGGTCCGTCAGCTGGAAGCCGAGGAGTCGGCCGCGAGAGAGGATCAGGGCAGGTACGAGAAGATGTTCAGAAGCCTGGGATTACTGACGGCAGCACTGATCGTGATCCTGATCTACTAGAAGAACCGGGGAGCATGGTTCTGTCCGCTCCTAAC contains:
- the spoIIIAB gene encoding stage III sporulation protein SpoIIIAB, coding for MLKMLGAVLVIVAGTMAGWLKARQFASRPDQIRRLIQALKRLETEITYGFTPLPEALQRIGKQNQAPIRSILMKAAEGMDGQAGMTAQESIHKAIHEEWRHTAMKTAERDVLYQLAYSLGTSDRRDQLKHIETAVRQLEAEESAAREDQGRYEKMFRSLGLLTAALIVILIY